The DNA sequence TCGGCGATGAGCTCCTCGTTGTGGCCGACCTCGTCGGCGTGGAGGTGGTACGCGTCTGCGGTGTCGATGAAGGTGACACCCGCGTCGAGGGCGGCGTGGATGGTCTTGATCGAGCGCTCACGGTCGGGGCGGCCCTCGATCGACATGGGCATGCCGCCCAGGCCGATCGCGGAGACCTCGACGTCGGCGATCCTGCGTGTCTTCATGCGGTTCCTTCCGTGTTCCTTCGGTGCTCGTTCGTCACCAGGCGTAGTCCTCGGGCGCGGTCTTGTGCCCGGGGAAGATCTCGTCGAGGCGGGCCAGCGCCGCGTCGTCGAGGCGGATGTCGAGGGCGCGGAGGCCGCCGTCGAGCTGATCGCGGGTGCGCGGGCCGATGATCGGCCCCGTCACCCCGGGGCGGGTCAGCAGCCAGGCGAGCGCCAGGTCGCCGGGGCCGTGACCGAGCTCCGCCGCGAAGTCCTCGTACGCCTCGATCGCGTCGCGGTGCTTCGCGAGGGTCTCGGCGGCTCGTCCCTCCAGGCGTCGCTTGCCCTCGTTCTGCTTGCGGACGACGCCGCCGAGCAGGCCGCCCTGGAGCGGCGACCACGCGATCACGCCGACGCCGTTCGCCTGGGCGGCGGGGAGCACCTCCAGCTCGATCTGCCGCGTGAGGAGGTTGTAGATCGACTGCTCGCTGACGAGGCCCAGCATGTTGCGCTTGCGCGCCTCCGCCTGGGCCGTCGCGATGTGCCAGCCGGCGAAGTTGCTCGAGCCGGCGTACAGGATCTTGCCCTGCTGGATGGCCGTCTCGATGCCCTGCCAGATCTCGTCCCACGGCGCGTTCCGGTCGATGTGGTGGAACTGGTAGACGTCGATGTAGTCCGTCTGGAGGCGCTTCAGGCTCGCGTCGAGCGCCCGGCGGATGTTGAGCGCCGACAGGTGGTTCTCGTTGGGCCAGTCGCCCATGTCGCCGTAGAGCTTGGTCGCGAGCACCGTGCGCTCCCGGCGCCCGCCTCCCTGGGCGAACCAGTTGCCGATGATCGTCTCGGTGGCGCCCGGGCCCTTGGTGCGGCCGTAGACGTTGGCGGTGTCGAAGTAGTTGATGCCGGCGTCGTGCGCGGCGTCCATGATCGCGTGCGAGTCCGATTCTTCGGTCTCGGGCCCGAAGTTCATCGTCCCGAGCACGAGGCGCGAGACCTTCAGGCCGGACCGGCCGAGGTATGTGTACTCCATACCGTCAGCCTCCGCCCGGTTGGGTCAGCTGTCCAACAGGAGATCCGGATCGGATTGAGTGGCAGGGGCGATCAATGCGGGCCGTGGGTGGGGGTGTAGGGAGGAGGGCGCGGGGTCGGTGTCGGCGTGTTGCGGGGAACGGAGGATGGTTCCAGCGCGACGCGGCGGAAGGTCCTCCCGAGGTCGCGCGGCGGGGTGGGGGCCCAGAGGGTGGGGGCGCGGAGGGTGGGGGCCCGGGAGGGTCCGGCCCGGAGGGTGGGGGCGCGGAGGGTCAGGCCTGGAGGGCGGCCTCGAGCTCCGGGTCCGTCGGCTCGACGAAGTGGCGGCCGTCGGGGAAGACGACCACGGGAATGTTCGTGCGTCCGCTGATCGCCTGGGCGCGGTCGGCCTCCTCGGGGCGGGCCACGAGGTCGATGTAGTCGTAGTCGACGCCGAGCCGGTCGAGGAGGGCCTTGGAGCGGATGCAGTCGCGGCACCAGTCGGCGCCGAACATCGTGAGCTTGTCGAAGGAAGCGGAGGTCATGCCATCAGGCTAAGGCCGATTCTCTGAGAGTTCGGCGGTACCGTCCACGACGAGCGTCGCGTGCGCCGCGCCGGGCTCGATGACGCGGGCGTTCGCGCCGTCGACGTCCCGCG is a window from the Leifsonia sp. AG29 genome containing:
- a CDS encoding aldo/keto reductase; translated protein: MEYTYLGRSGLKVSRLVLGTMNFGPETEESDSHAIMDAAHDAGINYFDTANVYGRTKGPGATETIIGNWFAQGGGRRERTVLATKLYGDMGDWPNENHLSALNIRRALDASLKRLQTDYIDVYQFHHIDRNAPWDEIWQGIETAIQQGKILYAGSSNFAGWHIATAQAEARKRNMLGLVSEQSIYNLLTRQIELEVLPAAQANGVGVIAWSPLQGGLLGGVVRKQNEGKRRLEGRAAETLAKHRDAIEAYEDFAAELGHGPGDLALAWLLTRPGVTGPIIGPRTRDQLDGGLRALDIRLDDAALARLDEIFPGHKTAPEDYAW
- a CDS encoding glutaredoxin family protein, whose product is MTSASFDKLTMFGADWCRDCIRSKALLDRLGVDYDYIDLVARPEEADRAQAISGRTNIPVVVFPDGRHFVEPTDPELEAALQA